The region CGTCGCAGTTCCAACTGGGTTGGAGCCGCCGGGGCGCGCAGCCGTTTCGGGTGGCTTCCTGGACCTCGCGACCGAACGGGCACAGGCCAACGTCGACGCCTTGGCCCCGCTCGTCGACGACGGGTGGGCAGTCGTGACCGCCGAACCCTCAGACGCCGCTGTGGTGCAAGACGAATACGGAGACCTACTCTCTGGCACCGAGGTAGAGACTGTGGCGGCTTCGACGTACGGTCTCTGTGAGTTCCTCGACCGCCACCGACGGGACGCCGTCGACGCCGACGCTGGCGGCGAGCAGATTGCCTACCACGGCCACTGCAACCAGAAGGCGCTCAACCGCGACCACCACGCCGCCGCCGTGCTCGACCGCGCGGGCTACACCGTCGAGACGCTGGACTCGACCTGCTGTGGGATGGCCGGGAGCTTCGGCTACGAAGCTGAACAGTACGACCTCTCGATGGCCATCGGCGAACGCCTGTTCGAGCAGGTCGACGCGACAGCCGCCGAACCGGTCGCGCCCGGCGCCTCCTGCCGGACCCAGTTGGCCGACCGCCGTGACGGCGAGCGGCCGCCACATCCAATCGAGAAACTGGCTGCTGCACTGGAGTAGGCGCTGTCTGGTGGTTTTGTGAATAGACACGAGTTCCCCGCTTCCCGCGGCTTTTTGCGGTTGCCTACCAAACCCGCACTCATGTCCAAGCCACCCGAGGCACCCGATGTCGGAGAGCTGACCCCACCCAACCGCACCCTGATGGGGCCCGGCCCGAGCGATGTGGACCCGCGCGTGTTGCGCGCAATGTCCACCCCGCTGGTCGGCCACCTCGACCCCTCATTCATCGAGATTATGAATGAGGTGCAGGAGCTGCTGCGCTACACGTTCCGTACCGACAACACGTGGACCATCCCCGTTTCGGGTACCGGCTCGGCGGCGATGGAGGCTGCCATCGGCAACGTCGTCGAGCCGGGAGACACGATGCTCGTCCCGACCAACGGCTACTTCGGCGGCCGGATGGCCGACATGGCCCAGCGCGCCGGCGGCGACGTGGTCGAAGTCGACGCGCCGTGGGGCGAACCGCTCGATACCGCCGACGTGGCCACGGCGTTCGAAGAAGACGATATCGACGTGTTCGGCTTCGTTCACGCCGAAACCTCGACCGGAGTGCTCCAGCCCGCGGTGCCGGAGCTCACAAGCATCGCTCACGAACACGACGCGCTCGTGATCGCCGACACGGTCACCTCCATCGGCGGCGTCGAACTCAAAGTCGATGAGTGGGGCATCGACGTGGCCTACGCCGGCCCGCAAAAATGTCTCTCCTGCCCGCCGGGCGCCTCGCCGCTCACGCTCAACGATCAGGCGATGGAGAAAGTGCTCACCCGTGAGGAGGATGCCCGCTCGTGGTATCTCGACCTCTCACTGCTGGAGGGGTACTGGGGTGAAGAGCGGGCCTACCACCACACCGCCCCTATCACGAATGTCTACGCCATCCGCGAGGCGCTACGACTGGTCGCAGAGGAGGGTATCGAGGAGCGCTGGGCGCGCCACCGCCGTGTCGCGGGCGCGCTGAAGGCCGGCTTCGTGGCGATGGGCCTGGAGATGAACGCCCCCGACGAGTACTGGCTGCCGAGCCTCAACGCCGTGCGCGTGCCCAACGGCGTTGACGACGGCGCAGTCATCGACTACCTGCTCGAAAAGTACGACCTCGAAATCGCCTCCGGGCTGGGCGATCTCGAAGGAGAGATCTGGCGGATCGGCTGCATGGGCGCCTCTGCGACGCCGAAGAACGTCTCACTGGTCGTGAGCGCGCTCGCAGACGCGCTGCAGCAACAAGGGTTCGACGCGGATGCTGGTGCGGCGGTCGATGCGGTCGCGGAACACCTCTGAGAGCCTGCATGTCAACTACCCCGCCCTGAGCGCCTTCGGCGCTCTGAGGACGGGGCTTGCGTGGCGTCGGGCGGGAGTTGTGGTCCCGGGCCGACTTGTGTGCCGGTGCGGTCGGTCGGCAGAGGCAATGTAATTGTCAGTGTTCTCGCGGCGGTGTTCAGATACGGATTAACGAGTGAGGCGTCGCGTTTTCTGCGTGTTCTATGCCCGAAAACGCTAGCCTCAGCGGTACCATCGACCAGATTGACTTAGGTTTTGTGGAGCGAGAAGCGACACCGCGACTGCTGATGAAGCGGAGTATTCAGCTGTATCTGGCGGAACTATCACGTTCTCAAACTGTTTCAGCAACGCCGAAGCCGAAACAGCCGACGACTGGCTCAGACCGTTCAGCGTTGCATGGAATCAGCGTATCTGAACACTACCGCACGAAAGGGGCTGTTAACTAACCGTTCCCCTCACGTAGCGACGTCAATGGTATCATTGAGAGCGCTCGTAATCAACGCGATCGTCGGCCTCGTAATCCTGTTCGTCGCGAACCTCCTCGGACTCGGCGTTCAGATATCCCTCTTCACGCTCCTGATATGTGCGATCTTCGGCGTGCCCGGCGCGGTTCTCGTCATACTGCTCGCGGTGTTCGACGTCGCGTTCGCGGCGACGATACTCCCGTTGTTCCCCGTGTAGCCACCAGCTAGCGCTCGCGTAACCGACATTGTCGACGAAGCGGCCGACGAGGTGGCGGCGACGATCGAACGGATATTCGAACGCTCCGTCGAGGAAGCCGTCATCGAAGCCGGCAGCCCGCGACACCTCGTGCACTACGACGCATCGGCCGGTCCGTCGCACCGACTCGCCGACAGTCACATCACTCCCCTCTCTACCGCTCGCGCTTGAGGATAGTGCGGAACCGGAGGTCGGCTGACCATGCGAACGGCGAACCCGTGAGCAGAAGGGGCTCCGCGCTACCGCTCATAGTTGAACGACAGCGGTAGCCGAACGGCTACCGTCCAGTTGCTTCCACCCCAAGCCGTAGGTCACGAGAAGCGAGAGGGTTTTAGGTATTCTCCAGAGAATACTGGAGTATGACCAATCAACAGCCGTCGGCCAGATCGTCGGGGGAACGACCCTCTCGTGGGCGAGTGCGACCCGACGGCGGAGAAGGGAACCTGCGACGCCTCGTCGTGGGCGGCGAAAGGCCGATTCGCATCAGTGCGGGCCACCGCCTGCTGCACCACGACGGCAAATGTTCGCGCCCTCACGGCCACAACTACGAGGTGACGGTCGAGCTCACCGGAACGCTGGACGATGCGGGGTGGGTCGCCGACAAAGGCGAAGTTACCGACGTCATTGACGACTGGGACCACATGTTCCTCGTCGAGGCGGGTGACCCGCTGGTCGAGGCGTTCGAGGCAGCGGGCGACGAGGACGCACTGGTCGTGCTCGAACGCCCGCCGACTGCGGAGGTGATGAGCCTGCTTCTCGAAGAGAAACTCCGGGCATGCCTGCCCGACACCGTCGTATCTGTTTCGGCATGGGTCTCTGAAACCAGCGAACTCCAGACCGGCGGGGGCCGTTGAATGCCGGTCAACGCGGATGCTGATGCGGTGGGCCAACAGGTCGAAGCGACCGGAGAGCACCCCGAAGACGGCGATGGGCTCCCCATCAACGAACTGTTCGTCTCACTGCAGGGTGAGGGCGTTCTCAACGGCGT is a window of halophilic archaeon DL31 DNA encoding:
- a CDS encoding queuosine biosynthesis protein QueD (KEGG: htu:Htur_1391 6-pyruvoyl-tetrahydropterin synthase-like protein~TIGRFAM: queuosine biosynthesis protein QueD~PFAM: 6-pyruvoyl tetrahydropterin synthase-related); the protein is MTNQQPSARSSGERPSRGRVRPDGGEGNLRRLVVGGERPIRISAGHRLLHHDGKCSRPHGHNYEVTVELTGTLDDAGWVADKGEVTDVIDDWDHMFLVEAGDPLVEAFEAAGDEDALVVLERPPTAEVMSLLLEEKLRACLPDTVVSVSAWVSETSELQTGGGR
- a CDS encoding Serine--pyruvate transaminase (KEGG: htu:Htur_1862 aminotransferase class V~PFAM: Aminotransferase, class V/Cysteine desulfurase) — encoded protein: MSKPPEAPDVGELTPPNRTLMGPGPSDVDPRVLRAMSTPLVGHLDPSFIEIMNEVQELLRYTFRTDNTWTIPVSGTGSAAMEAAIGNVVEPGDTMLVPTNGYFGGRMADMAQRAGGDVVEVDAPWGEPLDTADVATAFEEDDIDVFGFVHAETSTGVLQPAVPELTSIAHEHDALVIADTVTSIGGVELKVDEWGIDVAYAGPQKCLSCPPGASPLTLNDQAMEKVLTREEDARSWYLDLSLLEGYWGEERAYHHTAPITNVYAIREALRLVAEEGIEERWARHRRVAGALKAGFVAMGLEMNAPDEYWLPSLNAVRVPNGVDDGAVIDYLLEKYDLEIASGLGDLEGEIWRIGCMGASATPKNVSLVVSALADALQQQGFDADAGAAVDAVAEHL
- a CDS encoding hypothetical protein (KEGG: nph:NP4976A hypothetical protein), translated to MVSLRALVINAIVGLVILFVANLLGLGVQISLFTLLICAIFGVPGAVLVILLAVFDVAFAATILPLFPV